Proteins co-encoded in one Malus sylvestris chromosome 7, drMalSylv7.2, whole genome shotgun sequence genomic window:
- the LOC126628995 gene encoding E3 ubiquitin-protein ligase XBAT33-like isoform X2, producing the protein MQACRYGHWEVVQTLLLFRSNVTRADYLTGRTALHFAAINGHVRCIRLVVADFVPSAPYESLTAQTECDRGDSAKVVNKNEQSALSKLVNKVADCGITALHMAALNGYFGCVQLLLDLQANVSAVTFHYGTSMDLIGAGSSPLHYAACGGNLKCCQILLARGASKMTLNCNGWLPVDVARMWGRHWLEPLLAPNSDSSIPAFPLSSYLSLPLMSIMNIARECGFKAVTTSADDTDTCAVCLERPCLVAAEGCKHELCVRCALYLCSTSNIPSETVGPPGSIPCPFCRHGIISFAKLPGSPAKENRLQMSLGLCTPCILHPRDPERLSPACAPEIRKNRVASVSSDMLCAVTCSPFPSVTIPLCTCNDGPCPPFESREVETEDELPRHPQATSTDQDKMEGPRLGKTTCSSMFWSRRSCTREHQCNAEINA; encoded by the exons GTCACAAGAGCAGACTATCTTACTGGTAGGACTGCTCTTCATTTTGCTGCTATAAATGGGCATGTAAGATGTATAAGACTTGTCGTGGCTGACTTTGTTCCAAGTGCTCCCTATGAATCTCTGACTGCTCAGACAGAGTGCGACAGAGGTGATAGTGCAAAGGTCGTGAACAAAAATGAGCAAAG TGCTTTAtccaaacttgtaaataaggtAGCAGATTGTGGTATTACTGCTCTCCATATGGCTGCATTGAATGGATATTTTGGTTGTGTACAACTCCTACTTGATCTTCAAGCAAATGTGTCTGCTGTGACGTTTCATTACGGGACTTCTATGGATTTGATAG GTGCTGGAAGTTCTCCACTGCATTATGCTGCTTGTGGGGGTAACTTAAAGTGCTGTCAG ATCCTCCTTGCAAGAGGTGCCAGCAAGATGACTTTAAACTGCAATGG GTGGCTTCCAGTTGATGTTGCCCGAATGTGGGGGCGCCACTGGCTTGAACCACTTCTAGCACCCAATTCTGACTCATCAATACCAGCGTTCCCCCTATCAAGTTACCTATCTTTGCCTCTCATGAGCATAATGAACATAGCAAG GGAATGTGGATTTAAGGCTGTGACAACATCAGCGGACGACACAGATACTTGTGCTGTCTGTCTGGAAAGACCATGTTTGGTGGCGGCAGAAG GCTGTAAGCATGAGCTTTGTGTAAGATGCGCACTCTATCTTTGCTCAACAAGCAACATACCTTCGGAAACGGTGGGCCCACCTGGGTCCATTCCGTGCCCATTTTGTAGGCATGGAATCATCTCCTTTGCCAAATTGCCTGGCTCCCCGGCAAAGGAAAATAGACTACAGATGTCACTTGGCCTTTGTACCCCTTGTATACTTCACCCTCGTGACCCAGAGCGTCTATCTCCAGCTTGTGCACCAGAGATCCGAAAGAACCGTGTGGCTTCAGTTTCTTCAGATATGCTCTGTGCAGTCACCTGCAGTCCGTTTCCTTCCGTCACCATTCCTTTGTGCACCTGCAATGATGGTCCATGCCCACCATTTGAATCCCGGGAGGTAGAAACCGAAGATGAATTGCCCAGACATCCCCAAGCAACATCAACAGACCAGGATAAGATGGAAGGGCCGAGACTTGGAAAAACAACATGTTCAAGCATGTTTTGGAGCAGAAGAAGCTGCACCAGGGAGCATCAGTGCAATGCTGAAATAAATGCTTAA
- the LOC126629007 gene encoding CEN-like protein 1 isoform X2, translated as MMEPLTLGRVIGEVVDIFTPTVNLNVVYNPNRQVANGHELMPSVIAAKPRVEIGGEDMRTAYTLIMTDPDFPSPSEPYLREHLHWMVTDIPGTTDVSFGKEIVEYEIPRPVVGIHRYVFLLFKQRGRQTVRAPASRDNFNTRIFSQENGLGLPVAAVYFNAQRATAARRRC; from the exons ATGATGGAGCCACTAACTCTTGGAAGAGTGATAGGAGAGGTTGTGGACATCTTCACCCCAACTGTGAACCTGAATGTAGTTTACAACCCAAACAGACAAGTTGCTAATGGACATGAGCTCATGCCTTCTGtcattgctgctaaacctcgCGTCGAGATCGGAGGTGAAGATATGAGGACTGCTTATACCTTA ATAATGACAGACCCAGATTTTCCAAGCCCCAGCGAACCATACCTGAGAGAACATCTCCACtg gaTGGTCACAGACATTCCTGGCACCACTGATGTCTCATTTG GAAAAGAGATTGTCGAGTATGAAATTCCACGGCCGGTCGTAGGCATTCACAGGTACGTATTCCTGCTATTCAAGCAGAGAGGAAGACAAACAGTGAGAGCTCCAGCTTCCAGAGACAATTTCAATACCAGAATATTCTCGCAGGAGAATGGTCTCGGGCTGCCTGTGGCTGCCGTCTACTTCAATGCACAACGGGCAACTGCTGCTAGAAGAAGATGTTGA
- the LOC126629007 gene encoding CEN-like protein 1 isoform X1 — protein sequence MSRMMEPLTLGRVIGEVVDIFTPTVNLNVVYNPNRQVANGHELMPSVIAAKPRVEIGGEDMRTAYTLIMTDPDFPSPSEPYLREHLHWMVTDIPGTTDVSFGKEIVEYEIPRPVVGIHRYVFLLFKQRGRQTVRAPASRDNFNTRIFSQENGLGLPVAAVYFNAQRATAARRRC from the exons ATGTCAAGGATGATGGAGCCACTAACTCTTGGAAGAGTGATAGGAGAGGTTGTGGACATCTTCACCCCAACTGTGAACCTGAATGTAGTTTACAACCCAAACAGACAAGTTGCTAATGGACATGAGCTCATGCCTTCTGtcattgctgctaaacctcgCGTCGAGATCGGAGGTGAAGATATGAGGACTGCTTATACCTTA ATAATGACAGACCCAGATTTTCCAAGCCCCAGCGAACCATACCTGAGAGAACATCTCCACtg gaTGGTCACAGACATTCCTGGCACCACTGATGTCTCATTTG GAAAAGAGATTGTCGAGTATGAAATTCCACGGCCGGTCGTAGGCATTCACAGGTACGTATTCCTGCTATTCAAGCAGAGAGGAAGACAAACAGTGAGAGCTCCAGCTTCCAGAGACAATTTCAATACCAGAATATTCTCGCAGGAGAATGGTCTCGGGCTGCCTGTGGCTGCCGTCTACTTCAATGCACAACGGGCAACTGCTGCTAGAAGAAGATGTTGA